From Nicotiana tabacum cultivar K326 chromosome 20, ASM71507v2, whole genome shotgun sequence, one genomic window encodes:
- the LOC107818386 gene encoding uncharacterized protein LOC107818386, which produces MMVLQTQLGLNKHQSYAHEQNYYSDNSHGGSIQMTRPSGYSTMPYGQSTHNRMMMGHGGQHQGGYYGGHSHGHGGHYGANSSHGHHGAHLPHDSINFSSNTTMVHGNGGYGSGMQQSAEAMGMGSTNYHGHGYGGSHPSHYNQSQKFNWALKDLEE; this is translated from the exons ATGATGGTTCTCCAAACTCAACTTGGATTGAACAAGCACCAATCCTACGCTCACGAGCAAAACTACTATTCCGACAACAGCCATGGCGGCTCTATTCAAATGACAAGGCCATCGGGTTATTCCACCATGCCATATGGTCAATCCACTCACAATCGCATGATGATGGGCCATGGTGGCCAACACCAAGGCGGATATTACGGTGGTCATAGCCATGGCCATGGCGGTCACTATG GGGCTAACAGTAGTCATGGACATCATGGGGCGCATTTGCCCCATGACTCCATTAACTTTTCAAGCAACACCACTATGGTCCATGGTAATGGTGGTTATGGTAGTGGAATGCAGCAATCTGCAGAGGCCATGGGCATGGGATCGACAAACTATCATGGTCATGGTTATGGTGGCAGCCACCCTAGTCACTACAATCAGAGCCAGAAGTTCAACTGGGCTCTTAAGGATTTGGAGGAATAA